The DNA sequence ccttccgagacattctccctctgttctctccttccgggacattctccctctgttctctccttcaaaTTGTCCTATAATAAAGACGATACTATCCCCCTCATAGTTCAGGTTGTATTTGtctcagtacagtacagctccTGAACCACATATATATCCACTATAGGTATAGATTCATCAAACCCACATGGAACATATTTCTGTATGTGGGCTTTGAGTTTAGTGAACAAAAAAAACCTACTTGCTCCAAATTGGGtcaaacaagtgtgtgtgtgtgtgtgtgttcatgtctctgtgtgtgtggttgatattTCTGGGGTTCATTAGCTGGGGCACTTCAGGCCTAGGAGCACCACTAGCACTGATGAGCTCTGCTGGATTGTTACTGTACTGGTACCTCAGAGAGGGTTGcgactcaaatggcaccctattccctttatagtgcactactttagaccagagtcctatgggtagtgcactactttagaccagagccctatgggccctgtgcAAAAGAAGTACACTATAaaagggaatcgggtgccatttgggatgcaggcagaGTGAGGGCTTTGACCTAGATCAAAGCAAAGCCCCCTCGCTGCGCCTTTcaaccccccccctctcccaaTCTGCCTCCCGATTTTCCACCCTGCACTTCACCCGCCCACCCGCCCGCTCCCCACCCCCCCTCCgctccccacccacccacccgtcCGCTTCCCACACCCCCTCTGCTCCCCACCCCCCTTTCCCGCTCCCCACCCCTCTGTTCCTCATCTCAGTCACTGTAAGAGCTGGATTGTTGTTAGGAATATTTAAATGTGGATTCAGGGTTTCTACTGTTAGAATTTCCGAAACTATTTCAGCTATTGTATAACTACATCCTTGGCTCAGAGCACTCCGAGCAGGACGGATCATATTAACTCAGTAAAGCATATGATTTCATTACAAATCTAATATAATTACAAAATCTATAGGAATATTTCCATGCATATATTAACTATTAATACATAGTAAACATGACtcattatattgtactgtacactGTAATGCTTCTCTCTGGAGACACTAGGAGTAACTCtgtccatctttctgtctctctctagctgcataCGTACCTGGTGTTGGAGCTGCTGCGTGGTGGAGAGCTGCTGGAGAGGATCCGGAGGAAGCAGCACTTCAGTGAGACTGAGGCCAGCCGCATCATGAGGAGACTGGTGTCAGCCGTCAGCCACATGCACGATGTAGGAGTGGTACACAGAGACCTCAAACCAGAGGTACTattgaagctgtgtgtgtgtgtgtgtgtgtgtgtgtgtgtgtgtgtgtgtgtgtgtgtgtgtgtgtgtgtgtgtgtgtgtgtgtgtgtgtgtgtgtgtgtgtgtgtgtgtgtgtgtgtgtgtgtgatcaataCATAAAATTACAGTACCAAATACTTGGGCAAGTGGATCTGAAACTGACATCTCAGACGTGTTGCTTCTCATCCTTCCCCGTCACGAGGCTAGAAAATGCCACCTATGTGCCATTACTAAATGGCAGTGATACATTTAGACAGAGTAGAAATAACACAAACATGTTTCTCTCCTGCAACCCATTTTCAGAACCTGCTGTTCACAGATGAGAGTGAGAACGCTGAGATAAAGATCATAGACTTTGGGTTCGCCCGGCTGAAGCCTCCAGACAACCAGCTGCTGAAGACACCGTGTTTCACCCTGGCCTACGCCGCGCCGGAGATCCTCAAATACGACGGCTACGATGAGTCATGTGACCTCTGGAGCCTGGGGGTCATCCTGGTGAGTGGAGGTCCAAGGGGGTACAGAGGAgtgaatacatacagtggggagaacaagtatttgatacactgccgattttgcaggttttccaaaaagcatgtagaggtctgtcatttttatcataggtacacttcaactgtgagggacacattctaaaacaaaaatccagaaaattacattgtatgatttttaagtaattaattagcattttattggattacataagtatttgatacatcagaaaagcagaaattaatatttggtacagaaacctttgtttgcaattacagagatcatacgtttcctgtagtacttgaccaggtttgcacacactgcagcagggattttggcccactcctccatacagaccttctccagatccttcaggtttcggggctgtcgctgggtaatacggactttcagctccctccaaagattttctattgggttcaggtctggagactggctaggccactccatgaCCTTgattgagatgcttcttacggagccagtCCTTAGTTGaactggctgtgtgtttcaggtcgttgtcatgctggaagacccagccacgatccatcttcaatgctcttactgagggaaggaggctaTTGGCCAAGATCTCgagatacatggccccatccatcctcccctcaatacagcGCAGTCTCCTggcccctttgcagaaaaacgtctccaaagaatgatgtttccacctccatgcttcacggttgggatggtgttcttggggttgtactcatccttcttcttcctccaaacacggcgagtggagtttagaccaaaaagctctatttttgtctcatcagaccacgtgaccttctcccattcctcctctggatcatccagatggtcattggcaaacttcagacgggcctggacatgcactggcttgagcaggggggccttgcgtgtgctgcaggattttaatccatgacggcgtagtgtgttactaatgggtttctttgagactgtggtcccagctctcttcaggtcattgaccaggtcctgccgtgtagttctgggctgatctcttaccttcctcatgatcattgatgtcccacaaggtgagatcttgcgtggagccccagaccgagggtgattgaccgtcatcttgaacttcttcaaTTTTCttataattgcgccaacagttgttcccttctcaccaagctgcttgcctattgtcctgtagcccaccccagccttgtgcaggtctacaattgaaCAATGATGTCCTTACAcggctctctggtcttggccattgtggagaggttggactctgtttgattgagtgtgtggacaggtgtcttttatacaggtaacgagttcaaacaggtgcagttaatacaggtaatgagtggagaacaggagggcttcttaaagaaaaactaacaggtctgtgagagctggaattcttactggttggttaGTGatgaaatacttatgtcatgcaataaaatgcaaattaattacttaaaaatcatacaatgtgattttctgggtttttgttttagattccgtctctcacagttgaagtgtacctatgataaaaattacagacctctacatgctttgtaagtaggaaacactgccaattttgcaggttatcaaatacttgttctccccactgtatacccTTCAAATGCATTGAAGGAGAAGGTCCTTCCCTCAGAACTTTCAAtgcgttttgagaaggaggtTGGGGAACCAAGGGAACCGAGTTTCACACAAACTCAAGCTTATTTAATCTGGGCCGCAGGTGGTTTgagtaaaatataaataaatacattttatataaaaaaaaatgttttgggggagAACTACCTCAATCTATATATCAAATACTAGAACCAAATTGAAACTGTAGAAATATTAATGGACTTACATTTTATACACTCTCTTCACTTTCCAGCTCGCTAAAAAACACCcaaatgaaagctagacagtcagggagcatcgAAAATTGGACAGAGGTCTGTGTTTTGCACATTTTGATAGCAAGAAAATGTAACACATTTTCAGTGCGGCTGCTGGAGCTCGATGAAGACTGAATGCAGCCTGTGGTCAAAATGAGCTCGACACTCCTGCTTTATACCTATTAGCTGCACTTCTCGTAGATCTGGCATTTCATTGACGCGTCGATACAGCTACAGAAATTCCAGCTTGATTCAGCAGTTGAGTCAACATTCTGTGTGACCAGGCCATTCACATGTGGAGCTGTTCTGGTGTTCTCTGCATGCTGTGGTATTGTGTTATGTGGTTAGGGCCTGTCTGATATCCATCTCTCTTATTCAGTACAGTTACCATGCTCTTATCCTGTggtgctctgctctactctgttctgctgtgctctgttctgctctactctgttctgttctgctgtgctttgttctgctctactctgttctgctgtgctctgttctgctgtgctctgctctgttctgctctgctctgctctactctgttcttctgtgctctgttctgctctactctgttctgctgtgctctgctctactctgttctgttctgctgggCTTTGTTCTGCTGTGCTTTGTTCTGCTGTGCtttgttctgctctactctgttctgctgtgctctgttctgctgtgCTCCCTTtctgctgtgctctgttctgctctgttctgctctgctctgttctactctgttcttctgtgctctgttctgctctactctgttcttctgtgctctgttctgctctgttctgctctgctctgctctactctgttctgctgtgctctgttctgctctactctgttctgctgtgctctgttctgctgtgctctgttctgctctactctgttctgctgtgctctgttctgctctactctgttctgctctactctgttctgctgtgctctgctctactctgttctgttctgctgggctttgttctgttctgctgtgctctgttctgctctgttctactctgttcttctgtgctctgttctgctctactctgttcttctgtgctctgttctgctctgctctgctctactctgttctgctgtgctctgttctgctgtgctctgttctgctgtgctctgttctgctctactctgttctgctgtgctctgttctgctgtgctctgttctgctgtgctctgttctgctctactctgttctgctgtgctctgttctgctgtgctctgttctgctctactctgttctgctgtgctctgttctgctgtgctctgttctgctctactctgttctgctgtgctctgttctgctctactctgttctgctctactctgttcttctgtgctctgttctgctctgttctgttctgctctactctgttctgctgtgctctgttctgctctactctgttctgctgtgctctgttctgctgtgctctgttctgctgtgctctgttctgctctactctgttctgctctactctgttctgctctactctgttctgctctactctgttctgctctactctgttctgctctactctgttctgctctactctgttctgctctactctgttctgctgtgctctgttctgtacTGAAACCCTTTAATATTCATCAGTAAATGAAGCACTACGAGCAGCACTCTGCACTCCAGCTGCAGGCCTACTCAGAGTGGAGTGGGTTAATGGCTTAGGCTACAGTCTGCCTTTTGGGAAGCTTTTCAATGCTCATTTAAATTGTCGATTTTTATCATAACCCAAAACATGAGGTTTTCTTAATGTAAACAATGTGTAGCGTCTAAAGATGGATAAATAATCTCTGGAATGTCATGGACTGTCCGTCGTTACATTTAAAGtgctgtctatgaatttgagacgGGTTTCATTTCtctagccccatccctcagcagatgttgttgtttttattaaTCAGACTGAGcttgaggaagagagggggagggaggaagagcgaTTTCTCCGCTTGGCCTCTCGAGTGtgcagcctctctctcttttctcttctctattTGCGTCGCCCCCTGGGGGTACAGTATAGTAGTGTGCTGGCTGGGCTGAATGTGTGTACAGAGCCGTGATGTGATGCTTCCTGACAGGCCAGGCTCTGTACGGCATAGTACCCTGGAAGCATAGTGAGCCGAGGAGCGGACACGCACACAtgtcacagagacacagagacaaacaggcaaTGGAAAAAAGTGTTGTTTGCTTAATGAGGAATTCTAAACCAGGCCAACCTCAATCAGGCTTAGATCAGGTGAGAGTACACCTGGTACATTATTTACTAAGCTAGCGGTTTAAAGATGTGTACACATGCATGGAGAAAATGCATACCATAGTATACACAATATCCACATATAGGCTACATGTAGGATTACGGAACATAATATTTATTGTTATATTGGatcatatatttattattattatatttcagTATACCATGCTGTCGGGTCAGGTGCCGTTCCAGTGTCAGGGGAAGAGTCTGGCCCGCACCAGTGCTGAAGAGATCATGAAGAAGATTAAACAGGGAGACTTCTCTTTCGAGGGAGAGGCTTGGCGGAGTGTCTCACAGCAGGCCAAAGACCTCATACAAGGTGAGCCTGGGAAATGGAACATCAGgggcagggttggggtcaattccaattGAAGTTGGTCAATTTAGGAActaactgaaattccaattcaatAATTGAGAAATTGAAAAGGAGAAGCTATTTATTAAAGTGGAAGCTATTTATTAAAGTGGAAGCTATTTATTAAAGGAGAAGCTATTTATTAAAGGAGAAGCTATTTGTTAAAGTGGAAGATATTGATAAGTATCAATGCAAAGTTACTCCTCGCTTCTCTATTTATCGAGTTATTACTTAAAAGCAATCAAAATGAAGAAGAATGATGAAGTCATGTCAGAGAATGAGGTGATTTAATATGGAGGCAAGCCAGCCTGTTCCCTATAAAGTAAACAACAGAAATAACTTCAAATGTACTTCAGCCTTAACCAAATTGTTTGCATGACTACTGATTTCAATTACAATTTCAGCCAACTTACAAGGAAATACTTTATGAAGTTATTTTTACAAATTAACTTTCAAGGTTTCTAGCCCTTACTAGCCTGCAAACGTTAGCCCTACTAGCCTGCTAATGTTACATTAGCACTACATGATACAACTAGTTGCTATCAACACCTAACTTACAGCTAAATTAAAGTAAACCAAAATTTTGGAAATGCATAAAGCCATCTAACCAGTAATCAAATAATATTAGAGCAGTCTTACAGGTTGATGGCTGGGGTCCATCCGTTGATAAAAGCTTGCAGGCTGGATTAGCTACCAAAGCCAGGGGGAGGCGGGCGCTTCACCGGCCGATGGTGAAGGGAAAACCCAAATAGATTGATTCCAGATGTCCGTCAGCTAGCGCGCTAGCACTAAGCCAAGGTGGAAAAAGTTACATAACTCCCGTAGCCTACTTAAACAGAGAACATGCTGAAAAGTTGACAAAACAAAAAGGACAACAGAGCAGGTATGATTTTCTCTTTCGTTTTAAGCCCACGGGAAGAAATTCTATCTGGCCGCACGTGCCCCATCTGCGTCTTGTTTACGTCACACTTCCTGTGATTGGTGGATTGTAGTTCGCCACCGCCAACACTTTGTCCAGAATGTAATTACATGCGAGCATGGCTAactgctaacgttagccagcttcAGCAAGCTACCGAGTTAGCATACGAACTCGGTAACACAGATCATCCATATGACATTGAGAAGTAGCGCATTGTGGGTAGTTTCAAAGATATCCagaaataagtaaataaatatgtAATAACCCAAAAGCATAACTATGTTTGTACTTCTAGGTAACCAGATTGTGACATCAAATAAGTTACTATGTCTTTGACCACACTGTGTTGTTACATTGGTGAGTAAAAAGTCATGCTTCCTACCCTTTCAATTCGAGTTGACCCTGATCAGGGCTTTTGATATGAACTTCAGGCATGCTTTGCTACAAGGTGAAGGTTGCACCTTGCTTCAATGGTTCAACTTACTGAATAACTAAAATAATTATTCTGCATGTCCGGCCAGTTAAACGTTTGTTTTTCTTGTGTTTCACCCCTAGTTTGGTAAAAGTTTTGAATGACAGCATTATTGATTGAGTTGATGTATTAGTTTTGATTTGGTGTTTTCTGGTAGGAGTTGTGGATCTTCTAGTGTGCAGGTGATGCTGCTCAGTGTtcaccacaggttctgtctgtcatgttcaccacaggttctgtctgtcatgttcaccacaggttctgtctgtcatgttcaccacaggttctgtctgtcatgttcaccacaggttctgtctgtcatgttcaccacaggttctgtctgtcatgttcaccacaggttctgtctgtcatgttcaccacaggttctgtctgtcatgttcaCCACAGGTTTTGTCTGCTCcaaggctctccaaccctgttcctggagagctactgtcctgtaggttttcattcTAACCCtgatctagcacacctgattgtTATAATTAACTGGTTGATAAGCCGAATCAGGTTAGTTAGAACTGGGGTTGAGGTGACTAATTGTGTTTCTAATCTACGACGTTTGTGTGGTACCTATAGAGCTCCTGACTGTGGACCCTGACAAGCGGATCAAGATGTGTGGTCTGAGGTACAACGCCTGGCTCCAAGACGACAGCCAGCTCTCCTCCAACCCTCTGATGACACCTGACATCCTGGGTTCTTCCACCACCGTGTCTGTACACACCTACGTCAAGGCTACCTTCAATGTGAGctttattcattcattcaggagagCGTGGCATGCTGAGAGGGAGGGCCAGGTTTGCATTAGAGGATGCTGCAGGAAGAGTTTGAGAATATCAAATATCCCCTATTCAGTTGTTCTCATCAGCTCTTCCAAAGGGGATGGTGTGGGTGGGTAAAGAtccaaacatgtttttatttcagTATTTTTACTCTATTTTTAGTGAATGTTTATTGTGTTGTAGGTTACTGTTATTCATGTGAATGTGTTTGTTGTGCTCTGCTTCTCTAGGCATTCAACAAGTGTACACGGGAGGGTTTCCGTCTGCAGACGGTGGACAAGGCCCCGCTGGCCAAGAGGAGGAAGTTGAAGAAGACCAGCACCAGCACAGAGACGAGGAGCAGCTCCGGAGAGAGCacccgctcctcctcctcctcctcccagtcccACCCGGACacccgctcctcctcctcctcctcccagtcgCACCAGGACACCCGCTCAtccttctccacctcttcctcctcctcctccagcttgTCTCACCACAACACCCACTCCTCCTTTTCCTTTTCCCAGTCTCACCAGGacaccctcttctcctcttcctccctgtcccaccaggacaccctcttctcctccaccctgTCCCACCAGGAcacccactcctcctccaccctgtctcacCAGGAcacccactcctcctccaccctgtctcacCAGGAcacccactcctcctccaccctgtctcacCAGGAcacccactcctcctccaccctgtctcacCAGGAcacccactcctcctccaccctgtctcacCAGGAcacccactcctcctccaccctgtctcacCAGGAcacccactcctcctccaccctgtctcacCAGGAcacccactcctcctccaccctgtctcacCAGGAcacccactcctcctccaccctgtctcacCAGGAcacccactcctcctccaccctgtctcacCAGGACACtcactcctcctccaccctgtcccACCAGGACACccactccccctccaccctgtcccACCAGGAGAAGACTGGGGGAGACGGTATCGCCGACCCTCCACCCCAACCTTCCATcagctccaccaccacccctgtcACCACACCCCTCTCCATGGGCTCAGACAACGACCCCGCCCCGGAACGCTCGCCGCCTCCAGCCTTCTACTTctcagactgagagagagactgagagagagactgagagagagactgagagagagactgagagagagactgagagagagtctgagagagagtctgagagagagtctgagagagagactgagagagagactgagagagagactgagagagagactgagagagagactgagagagagagagagactgagagagagactgagagagagagagagagagagagactgagagactgagagactgagagagagagactgagagagagactgagagagagactgagagagagactgagagagagactgagagagagagactgagagagagagagactgagagagagagagagactgagagagagactgagagagagactgagagagagactgagagagagactgagagagagagactgagagagagagactgagagagagagactgagagagagactgactgagagagagacagagagagcgactgagagagagagagagagagagagagactgagagagagagagactgagagagagagactgagagagagagactgagagagagactgagcgagggggagactgagcgagagggagactgagcgagagggagactgagcgagagggagactgagcgagagggagactgagcgagagggagactgagcgagagggagactgagcgagagggagactgagacagagagagaaagagagagagagagagagactcagatggACAGCatgtagatctctctctctccctccatggcAGCTCCCAGTCAATTGTTCACAATCAGCCACATGCATGGACCACAAGTACCTATACGCCTCCAGGCTGAGCATGCAGCAGGAACAGGACCCACCTCTCAATCATCACTAGCAATAGACACACAGTAAATGAAAAGGACTGCCCTACATATCCAGAGCCAGACAGCGGAGAGACCCCTCTACAACCACACCTCTGTTTCAGTCatgtcttcctgtttgtctggAAGGTAGGTCATAGTCCTGGTTGTTTTCTTTTGTTTACACTGTGGTGTATTGCATTAGAAAATACATTTTACTTTCAGCCACAAATCCTGCAGCTTATCACATTGGGAGGAACCTGTTGTTGGAGCATACTTCTAGTGGAGCATATATTTTGCGGTATTTATATATGACAATAATGCAGACTGAAATTATTTATGATTTGTTTTTATGTTAACTTATTAATGGTTCACAACTGTTtatgatagatacagttgaagtcggaagtttacgtacacttaggttggagtcattaaaactagtttttcaaccactccacaaatattttgttaacaaactatagttttggtaagttggttagaacatctactttgtgcatgacacaagtaatctttccaacaattgtttacagacagattatttcactgtatcacaattccagtgggtcagaagtttacatacactaagttgactgtgcctttaaacagcttggaaatttccagaaaatgatgtcatggctttagaagcttctgataggctaattgacatcatttgagttgattggagttgtacctgtggatgtatttcaaggcctaccttcaaactcagtgcctctttgcttgacattatgggaatatctaaagaaatcagccaagacttcagattTTTTGGGgtcatttccaaatgcctgaaggtaccacgttcatctgtacaaacaatagtacgcaagtataaacaccatgggaccacgcagctgtcataccgctcacgaaggagacacgttctgtctcctagagatggatgtactttggtgcgaaaagtgcaaatcaatcccatcacaacagcaaaggaccttgtgaagatgctggaggaaacagataaataagtatgtatatccacagtaaaacgagtcctatatcgacataacctgaaagaccgctcagcaaggaagaagccactgctccaaaaccgccattaaaaaaagccagactactgtttgcaactgcacatggggacaaagatcgtagtttttggagaaatgtcctctggtctgatgaaacaaaaatagaactgtttcgccataatgaccatcattatgtttggaggaaaaagaatagatggcatcatgagggaggaaaattacgtgaatatattgaagcaacatctcaagacatcagttaaatggccccccaatggtggaacaaactccctcacgacgccaggacagcggagtcaatcaccaccttccggagacacctgaaaccccacctctttaaggaatacctaggataggataagtaatccttctcacccccctttaagatttagatgcactattgtatgactattctactggatgtcataaggtgaatgcaccaatttgtaagtcgctctggataagagcgtctgcaaatgacttaaatgtaaatgtaaatgttaaagcttggtcgtaaatggatcttccaaatggacaatgaccccaatcatacttccaaagttgtggaacaatggcttaaggacaacaaagtcaaggtattggagtggccatcacaaagccctgacctcaatcctatagaacatttgtgggcacaactgaaaaagcgtgtgcgagcaaggaggcttataaacctgactcagttacaccagctctgtcaggagggatgggccagaattcacacaatttattgtgggaatcttgtggaaggctacccgaaatgtttgacccaagttaaacaatttaaaggcaatgctacgaaatactaattgagtgtatgtaaa is a window from the Oncorhynchus keta strain PuntledgeMale-10-30-2019 chromosome 35, Oket_V2, whole genome shotgun sequence genome containing:
- the LOC118378685 gene encoding ribosomal protein S6 kinase alpha-5-like isoform X1 → MPSSMEGSSREGEPFTVKHELKNANLTGHVERVGIENFELLKVLGTGAYGKVFLVRKVSGHDAGQLYAMKVLKKATIVQKAKTAEHTRTERQVLEHIRQSPFLVTLHYAFQTDTKLHLILDYVNGGELFTHLVQRVRFKEQEVSLYSGEIVLALEHLHTLGIVYRDLKLENILMDSSGHIVLTDFGLSKEFDELERTYSVCGTIEYMAPEIAEGGEAGHDMAVDWWSLGVLMYELLTGGSPFTVDGDQNSHTDIAKRISKKDPPFPKDMSPLAKDLIQRLLIKDPKKRLGSGPDGADNVKKHPFYQKINWEDLAAKRVLAPFKPVIRDELDVSNFAEEFTEMDPTYSPAAMPQNCDRVFQGYSFMAPSILFKRNAVMDDTLQLCGGSRSQRPGSAAVARSAMIKDSLFYMNYEMDLKDNALGEGSFSICRQCTHKKTGQMYAVKIVSKRMEAQTQKEITALKLCDGHPNIIKTHEIYHDQLHTYLVLELLRGGELLERIRRKQHFSETEASRIMRRLVSAVSHMHDVGVVHRDLKPENLLFTDESENAEIKIIDFGFARLKPPDNQLLKTPCFTLAYAAPEILKYDGYDESCDLWSLGVILYTMLSGQVPFQCQGKSLARTSAEEIMKKIKQGDFSFEGEAWRSVSQQAKDLIQELLTVDPDKRIKMCGLRYNAWLQDDSQLSSNPLMTPDILGSSTTVSVHTYVKATFNAFNKCTREGFRLQTVDKAPLAKRRKLKKTSTSTETRSSSGESTRSSSSSSQSHPDTRSSSSSSQSHQDTRSSFSTSSSSSSSLSHHNTHSSFSFSQSHQDTLFSSSSLSHQDTLFSSTLSHQDTHSSSTLSHQDTHSSSTLSHQDTHSSSTLSHQDTHSSSTLSHQDTHSSSTLSHQDTHSSSTLSHQDTHSSSTLSHQDTHSSSTLSHQDTHSSSTLSHQDTHSSSTLSHQDTHSSSTLSHQDTHSPSTLSHQEKTGGDGIADPPPQPSISSTTTPVTTPLSMGSDNDPAPERSPPPAFYFSD